One Hippoglossus stenolepis isolate QCI-W04-F060 chromosome 9, HSTE1.2, whole genome shotgun sequence genomic region harbors:
- the lrrc2 gene encoding leucine-rich repeat-containing protein 2 isoform X2: MIKDMGFGRKVDVPVSDLSVIRGLWEVRVKKYRQRQKKEQQRVEKSALPRINQQWEYRIYCKSLKPEEQQLLRQYLERSTRPDTQEYTGSDQQQDLQDADVDLKLQLDGDSWKEFPGDLRWRTYLREWHVSGTKICRLPEYLSLFTQLLVLQIPKNSIEELPPAIGEDTKLSGKLTGLRELNVSYNRLSKVPPELGHCENLERLELAGNYNLSELPFELSSLKRLVHLDIAENRFVSIPVCTLRMSGLQLLDLSNNGLSDLPQDMDRLEQLVTLFLHKNKLWYLPHCLSNISTLKMIVVSGEQLTCIPTRLCSNPDIKFIRLCDNLAKKKEEKKEKSKMRRWREAGKEEVKKDSREKEFIEAYISTLTDRVCPSPDTVPYSTTKVSISCLL, from the exons ATGATCAAAG aCATGGGTTTTGGGCGGAAGGTGGACGTCCCGGTCAGTGACCTGTCTGTGATCAGAGGGCTCTGGGAGGTCCGAGTGAAgaaatacagacagagacagaagaaggaaCAGCAGAGGGTTGAGAAGAGCGCCCTCCCCAG GATCAACCAGCAGTGGGAGTATCGCATCTACTGTAAGAGCCTGAAGCCCGAAGAACAGCAGCTGCTGCGTCAGTACCTGGAGAGATCTACACGGCCCGATACACAGGAGTACACAG gatCAGACCAGCAGCAGGATCTTCAGGATGCAGACGTtgacctgaagctgcagctggacggAGACAGTTGGAAG GAGTTCCCCGGGGATCTGCGGTGGAGGACCTACCTGAGGGAGTGGCACGTCTCAGGGACAAAGATCTGCCGGTTGCCTGAGTACCTGTCTCTGTTCACTCAGCTCCTCGTGCTCCAGATCCCAAAGAACTCCATCGAGGAGCTGCCGCCTGCGATCGGTGAGGACACGAAGCTTTCAG GCAAACTCACAGGGTTGAGGGAATTGAACGTCAGCTACAACCGTCTGTCCAAAGTTCCTCCAGAGCTCGGACACTGTGAAAACCTGGAGAGACTCGAACTTGCGGGAAACTACAACCTGTCGGAGCTGCCGTTTgag CTGAGCAGCCTGAAGCGCCTGGTGCACCTGGACATTGCGGAGAACCGGTTTGTGTCGATCCCCGTCTGCACTCTGAGGATGAGCGGCCTGCAGCTGTTGGACCTGAGCAACAACGGTCTGAGTGACCTGCCGCAGGACATGGACAG gctGGAGCAGCTGGTCACTCTGTTCCTCCATAAGAACAAACTGTGGTACCTCCCCCACTGTCTCTCCAACATCAGCACGCTCAAGATGATCGTGGTCAGCGGCGAGCAGCTCACCTGCATCCCGACCAGACTGTGCAGCAACCCCGACATCAA GTTCATTCGACTTTGCGACAACCTGgcgaagaagaaagaggagaagaaagaaaagagcaagatgaggaggtggagagaagcagggaaggaggaggtgaagaaggacagcagagagaaggagtTCATCGAGGCGTACATCagcacactgacagacagag TTTGTCCCTCACCAGACACCGTCCCGTACTCCACCACCAAGGTGTCCATCTCCTGCctgctgtga
- the lrrc2 gene encoding leucine-rich repeat-containing protein 2 isoform X6 has protein sequence MIKADMGFGRKVDVPVSDLSVIRGLWEVRVKKYRQRQKKEQQRVEKSALPRINQQWEYRIYCKSLKPEEQQLLRQYLERSTRPDTQEYTGSDQQQDLQDADVDLKLQLDGDSWKEFPGDLRWRTYLREWHVSGTKICRLPEYLSLFTQLLVLQIPKNSIEELPPAIGKLTGLRELNVSYNRLSKVPPELGHCENLERLELAGNYNLSELPFELSSLKRLVHLDIAENRFVSIPVCTLRMSGLQLLDLSNNGLSDLPQDMDRLEQLVTLFLHKNKLWYLPHCLSNISTLKMIVVSGEQLTCIPTRLCSNPDIKFIRLCDNLAKKKEEKKEKSKMRRWREAGKEEVKKDSREKEFIEAYISTLTDRDTVPYSTTKVSISCLL, from the exons ATGATCAAAG cagaCATGGGTTTTGGGCGGAAGGTGGACGTCCCGGTCAGTGACCTGTCTGTGATCAGAGGGCTCTGGGAGGTCCGAGTGAAgaaatacagacagagacagaagaaggaaCAGCAGAGGGTTGAGAAGAGCGCCCTCCCCAG GATCAACCAGCAGTGGGAGTATCGCATCTACTGTAAGAGCCTGAAGCCCGAAGAACAGCAGCTGCTGCGTCAGTACCTGGAGAGATCTACACGGCCCGATACACAGGAGTACACAG gatCAGACCAGCAGCAGGATCTTCAGGATGCAGACGTtgacctgaagctgcagctggacggAGACAGTTGGAAG GAGTTCCCCGGGGATCTGCGGTGGAGGACCTACCTGAGGGAGTGGCACGTCTCAGGGACAAAGATCTGCCGGTTGCCTGAGTACCTGTCTCTGTTCACTCAGCTCCTCGTGCTCCAGATCCCAAAGAACTCCATCGAGGAGCTGCCGCCTGCGATCG GCAAACTCACAGGGTTGAGGGAATTGAACGTCAGCTACAACCGTCTGTCCAAAGTTCCTCCAGAGCTCGGACACTGTGAAAACCTGGAGAGACTCGAACTTGCGGGAAACTACAACCTGTCGGAGCTGCCGTTTgag CTGAGCAGCCTGAAGCGCCTGGTGCACCTGGACATTGCGGAGAACCGGTTTGTGTCGATCCCCGTCTGCACTCTGAGGATGAGCGGCCTGCAGCTGTTGGACCTGAGCAACAACGGTCTGAGTGACCTGCCGCAGGACATGGACAG gctGGAGCAGCTGGTCACTCTGTTCCTCCATAAGAACAAACTGTGGTACCTCCCCCACTGTCTCTCCAACATCAGCACGCTCAAGATGATCGTGGTCAGCGGCGAGCAGCTCACCTGCATCCCGACCAGACTGTGCAGCAACCCCGACATCAA GTTCATTCGACTTTGCGACAACCTGgcgaagaagaaagaggagaagaaagaaaagagcaagatgaggaggtggagagaagcagggaaggaggaggtgaagaaggacagcagagagaaggagtTCATCGAGGCGTACATCagcacactgacagacagag ACACCGTCCCGTACTCCACCACCAAGGTGTCCATCTCCTGCctgctgtga
- the lrrc2 gene encoding leucine-rich repeat-containing protein 2 isoform X5 translates to MIKADMGFGRKVDVPVSDLSVIRGLWEVRVKKYRQRQKKEQQRVEKSALPRINQQWEYRIYCKSLKPEEQQLLRQYLERSTRPDTQEYTGSDQQQDLQDADVDLKLQLDGDSWKEFPGDLRWRTYLREWHVSGTKICRLPEYLSLFTQLLVLQIPKNSIEELPPAIGKLTGLRELNVSYNRLSKVPPELGHCENLERLELAGNYNLSELPFELSSLKRLVHLDIAENRFVSIPVCTLRMSGLQLLDLSNNGLSDLPQDMDRLEQLVTLFLHKNKLWYLPHCLSNISTLKMIVVSGEQLTCIPTRLCSNPDIKFIRLCDNLAKKKEEKKEKSKMRRWREAGKEEVKKDSREKEFIEAYISTLTDRVCPSPDTVPYSTTKVSISCLL, encoded by the exons ATGATCAAAG cagaCATGGGTTTTGGGCGGAAGGTGGACGTCCCGGTCAGTGACCTGTCTGTGATCAGAGGGCTCTGGGAGGTCCGAGTGAAgaaatacagacagagacagaagaaggaaCAGCAGAGGGTTGAGAAGAGCGCCCTCCCCAG GATCAACCAGCAGTGGGAGTATCGCATCTACTGTAAGAGCCTGAAGCCCGAAGAACAGCAGCTGCTGCGTCAGTACCTGGAGAGATCTACACGGCCCGATACACAGGAGTACACAG gatCAGACCAGCAGCAGGATCTTCAGGATGCAGACGTtgacctgaagctgcagctggacggAGACAGTTGGAAG GAGTTCCCCGGGGATCTGCGGTGGAGGACCTACCTGAGGGAGTGGCACGTCTCAGGGACAAAGATCTGCCGGTTGCCTGAGTACCTGTCTCTGTTCACTCAGCTCCTCGTGCTCCAGATCCCAAAGAACTCCATCGAGGAGCTGCCGCCTGCGATCG GCAAACTCACAGGGTTGAGGGAATTGAACGTCAGCTACAACCGTCTGTCCAAAGTTCCTCCAGAGCTCGGACACTGTGAAAACCTGGAGAGACTCGAACTTGCGGGAAACTACAACCTGTCGGAGCTGCCGTTTgag CTGAGCAGCCTGAAGCGCCTGGTGCACCTGGACATTGCGGAGAACCGGTTTGTGTCGATCCCCGTCTGCACTCTGAGGATGAGCGGCCTGCAGCTGTTGGACCTGAGCAACAACGGTCTGAGTGACCTGCCGCAGGACATGGACAG gctGGAGCAGCTGGTCACTCTGTTCCTCCATAAGAACAAACTGTGGTACCTCCCCCACTGTCTCTCCAACATCAGCACGCTCAAGATGATCGTGGTCAGCGGCGAGCAGCTCACCTGCATCCCGACCAGACTGTGCAGCAACCCCGACATCAA GTTCATTCGACTTTGCGACAACCTGgcgaagaagaaagaggagaagaaagaaaagagcaagatgaggaggtggagagaagcagggaaggaggaggtgaagaaggacagcagagagaaggagtTCATCGAGGCGTACATCagcacactgacagacagag TTTGTCCCTCACCAGACACCGTCCCGTACTCCACCACCAAGGTGTCCATCTCCTGCctgctgtga
- the lrrc2 gene encoding leucine-rich repeat-containing protein 2 isoform X4, producing MGFGRKVDVPVSDLSVIRGLWEVRVKKYRQRQKKEQQRVEKSALPRINQQWEYRIYCKSLKPEEQQLLRQYLERSTRPDTQEYTGSDQQQDLQDADVDLKLQLDGDSWKEFPGDLRWRTYLREWHVSGTKICRLPEYLSLFTQLLVLQIPKNSIEELPPAIGEDTKLSGKLTGLRELNVSYNRLSKVPPELGHCENLERLELAGNYNLSELPFELSSLKRLVHLDIAENRFVSIPVCTLRMSGLQLLDLSNNGLSDLPQDMDRLEQLVTLFLHKNKLWYLPHCLSNISTLKMIVVSGEQLTCIPTRLCSNPDIKFIRLCDNLAKKKEEKKEKSKMRRWREAGKEEVKKDSREKEFIEAYISTLTDRVCPSPDTVPYSTTKVSISCLL from the exons ATGGGTTTTGGGCGGAAGGTGGACGTCCCGGTCAGTGACCTGTCTGTGATCAGAGGGCTCTGGGAGGTCCGAGTGAAgaaatacagacagagacagaagaaggaaCAGCAGAGGGTTGAGAAGAGCGCCCTCCCCAG GATCAACCAGCAGTGGGAGTATCGCATCTACTGTAAGAGCCTGAAGCCCGAAGAACAGCAGCTGCTGCGTCAGTACCTGGAGAGATCTACACGGCCCGATACACAGGAGTACACAG gatCAGACCAGCAGCAGGATCTTCAGGATGCAGACGTtgacctgaagctgcagctggacggAGACAGTTGGAAG GAGTTCCCCGGGGATCTGCGGTGGAGGACCTACCTGAGGGAGTGGCACGTCTCAGGGACAAAGATCTGCCGGTTGCCTGAGTACCTGTCTCTGTTCACTCAGCTCCTCGTGCTCCAGATCCCAAAGAACTCCATCGAGGAGCTGCCGCCTGCGATCGGTGAGGACACGAAGCTTTCAG GCAAACTCACAGGGTTGAGGGAATTGAACGTCAGCTACAACCGTCTGTCCAAAGTTCCTCCAGAGCTCGGACACTGTGAAAACCTGGAGAGACTCGAACTTGCGGGAAACTACAACCTGTCGGAGCTGCCGTTTgag CTGAGCAGCCTGAAGCGCCTGGTGCACCTGGACATTGCGGAGAACCGGTTTGTGTCGATCCCCGTCTGCACTCTGAGGATGAGCGGCCTGCAGCTGTTGGACCTGAGCAACAACGGTCTGAGTGACCTGCCGCAGGACATGGACAG gctGGAGCAGCTGGTCACTCTGTTCCTCCATAAGAACAAACTGTGGTACCTCCCCCACTGTCTCTCCAACATCAGCACGCTCAAGATGATCGTGGTCAGCGGCGAGCAGCTCACCTGCATCCCGACCAGACTGTGCAGCAACCCCGACATCAA GTTCATTCGACTTTGCGACAACCTGgcgaagaagaaagaggagaagaaagaaaagagcaagatgaggaggtggagagaagcagggaaggaggaggtgaagaaggacagcagagagaaggagtTCATCGAGGCGTACATCagcacactgacagacagag TTTGTCCCTCACCAGACACCGTCCCGTACTCCACCACCAAGGTGTCCATCTCCTGCctgctgtga
- the lrrc2 gene encoding leucine-rich repeat-containing protein 2 isoform X8, translating to MIKADMGFGRKVDVPVSDLSVIRGLWEVRVKKYRQRQKKEQQRVEKSALPRINQQWEYRIYCKSLKPEEQQLLRQYLERSTRPDTQEYTGSDQQQDLQDADVDLKLQLDGDSWKLLVLQIPKNSIEELPPAIGKLTGLRELNVSYNRLSKVPPELGHCENLERLELAGNYNLSELPFELSSLKRLVHLDIAENRFVSIPVCTLRMSGLQLLDLSNNGLSDLPQDMDRLEQLVTLFLHKNKLWYLPHCLSNISTLKMIVVSGEQLTCIPTRLCSNPDIKFIRLCDNLAKKKEEKKEKSKMRRWREAGKEEVKKDSREKEFIEAYISTLTDRVCPSPDTVPYSTTKVSISCLL from the exons ATGATCAAAG cagaCATGGGTTTTGGGCGGAAGGTGGACGTCCCGGTCAGTGACCTGTCTGTGATCAGAGGGCTCTGGGAGGTCCGAGTGAAgaaatacagacagagacagaagaaggaaCAGCAGAGGGTTGAGAAGAGCGCCCTCCCCAG GATCAACCAGCAGTGGGAGTATCGCATCTACTGTAAGAGCCTGAAGCCCGAAGAACAGCAGCTGCTGCGTCAGTACCTGGAGAGATCTACACGGCCCGATACACAGGAGTACACAG gatCAGACCAGCAGCAGGATCTTCAGGATGCAGACGTtgacctgaagctgcagctggacggAGACAGTTGGAAG CTCCTCGTGCTCCAGATCCCAAAGAACTCCATCGAGGAGCTGCCGCCTGCGATCG GCAAACTCACAGGGTTGAGGGAATTGAACGTCAGCTACAACCGTCTGTCCAAAGTTCCTCCAGAGCTCGGACACTGTGAAAACCTGGAGAGACTCGAACTTGCGGGAAACTACAACCTGTCGGAGCTGCCGTTTgag CTGAGCAGCCTGAAGCGCCTGGTGCACCTGGACATTGCGGAGAACCGGTTTGTGTCGATCCCCGTCTGCACTCTGAGGATGAGCGGCCTGCAGCTGTTGGACCTGAGCAACAACGGTCTGAGTGACCTGCCGCAGGACATGGACAG gctGGAGCAGCTGGTCACTCTGTTCCTCCATAAGAACAAACTGTGGTACCTCCCCCACTGTCTCTCCAACATCAGCACGCTCAAGATGATCGTGGTCAGCGGCGAGCAGCTCACCTGCATCCCGACCAGACTGTGCAGCAACCCCGACATCAA GTTCATTCGACTTTGCGACAACCTGgcgaagaagaaagaggagaagaaagaaaagagcaagatgaggaggtggagagaagcagggaaggaggaggtgaagaaggacagcagagagaaggagtTCATCGAGGCGTACATCagcacactgacagacagag TTTGTCCCTCACCAGACACCGTCCCGTACTCCACCACCAAGGTGTCCATCTCCTGCctgctgtga
- the lrrc2 gene encoding leucine-rich repeat-containing protein 2 isoform X3 — MIKADMGFGRKVDVPVSDLSVIRGLWEVRVKKYRQRQKKEQQRVEKSALPRINQQWEYRIYCKSLKPEEQQLLRQYLERSTRPDTQEYTGSDQQQDLQDADVDLKLQLDGDSWKEFPGDLRWRTYLREWHVSGTKICRLPEYLSLFTQLLVLQIPKNSIEELPPAIGEDTKLSGKLTGLRELNVSYNRLSKVPPELGHCENLERLELAGNYNLSELPFELSSLKRLVHLDIAENRFVSIPVCTLRMSGLQLLDLSNNGLSDLPQDMDRLEQLVTLFLHKNKLWYLPHCLSNISTLKMIVVSGEQLTCIPTRLCSNPDIKFIRLCDNLAKKKEEKKEKSKMRRWREAGKEEVKKDSREKEFIEAYISTLTDRDTVPYSTTKVSISCLL, encoded by the exons ATGATCAAAG cagaCATGGGTTTTGGGCGGAAGGTGGACGTCCCGGTCAGTGACCTGTCTGTGATCAGAGGGCTCTGGGAGGTCCGAGTGAAgaaatacagacagagacagaagaaggaaCAGCAGAGGGTTGAGAAGAGCGCCCTCCCCAG GATCAACCAGCAGTGGGAGTATCGCATCTACTGTAAGAGCCTGAAGCCCGAAGAACAGCAGCTGCTGCGTCAGTACCTGGAGAGATCTACACGGCCCGATACACAGGAGTACACAG gatCAGACCAGCAGCAGGATCTTCAGGATGCAGACGTtgacctgaagctgcagctggacggAGACAGTTGGAAG GAGTTCCCCGGGGATCTGCGGTGGAGGACCTACCTGAGGGAGTGGCACGTCTCAGGGACAAAGATCTGCCGGTTGCCTGAGTACCTGTCTCTGTTCACTCAGCTCCTCGTGCTCCAGATCCCAAAGAACTCCATCGAGGAGCTGCCGCCTGCGATCGGTGAGGACACGAAGCTTTCAG GCAAACTCACAGGGTTGAGGGAATTGAACGTCAGCTACAACCGTCTGTCCAAAGTTCCTCCAGAGCTCGGACACTGTGAAAACCTGGAGAGACTCGAACTTGCGGGAAACTACAACCTGTCGGAGCTGCCGTTTgag CTGAGCAGCCTGAAGCGCCTGGTGCACCTGGACATTGCGGAGAACCGGTTTGTGTCGATCCCCGTCTGCACTCTGAGGATGAGCGGCCTGCAGCTGTTGGACCTGAGCAACAACGGTCTGAGTGACCTGCCGCAGGACATGGACAG gctGGAGCAGCTGGTCACTCTGTTCCTCCATAAGAACAAACTGTGGTACCTCCCCCACTGTCTCTCCAACATCAGCACGCTCAAGATGATCGTGGTCAGCGGCGAGCAGCTCACCTGCATCCCGACCAGACTGTGCAGCAACCCCGACATCAA GTTCATTCGACTTTGCGACAACCTGgcgaagaagaaagaggagaagaaagaaaagagcaagatgaggaggtggagagaagcagggaaggaggaggtgaagaaggacagcagagagaaggagtTCATCGAGGCGTACATCagcacactgacagacagag ACACCGTCCCGTACTCCACCACCAAGGTGTCCATCTCCTGCctgctgtga
- the lrrc2 gene encoding leucine-rich repeat-containing protein 2 isoform X1, with product MIKADMGFGRKVDVPVSDLSVIRGLWEVRVKKYRQRQKKEQQRVEKSALPRINQQWEYRIYCKSLKPEEQQLLRQYLERSTRPDTQEYTGSDQQQDLQDADVDLKLQLDGDSWKEFPGDLRWRTYLREWHVSGTKICRLPEYLSLFTQLLVLQIPKNSIEELPPAIGEDTKLSGKLTGLRELNVSYNRLSKVPPELGHCENLERLELAGNYNLSELPFELSSLKRLVHLDIAENRFVSIPVCTLRMSGLQLLDLSNNGLSDLPQDMDRLEQLVTLFLHKNKLWYLPHCLSNISTLKMIVVSGEQLTCIPTRLCSNPDIKFIRLCDNLAKKKEEKKEKSKMRRWREAGKEEVKKDSREKEFIEAYISTLTDRVCPSPDTVPYSTTKVSISCLL from the exons ATGATCAAAG cagaCATGGGTTTTGGGCGGAAGGTGGACGTCCCGGTCAGTGACCTGTCTGTGATCAGAGGGCTCTGGGAGGTCCGAGTGAAgaaatacagacagagacagaagaaggaaCAGCAGAGGGTTGAGAAGAGCGCCCTCCCCAG GATCAACCAGCAGTGGGAGTATCGCATCTACTGTAAGAGCCTGAAGCCCGAAGAACAGCAGCTGCTGCGTCAGTACCTGGAGAGATCTACACGGCCCGATACACAGGAGTACACAG gatCAGACCAGCAGCAGGATCTTCAGGATGCAGACGTtgacctgaagctgcagctggacggAGACAGTTGGAAG GAGTTCCCCGGGGATCTGCGGTGGAGGACCTACCTGAGGGAGTGGCACGTCTCAGGGACAAAGATCTGCCGGTTGCCTGAGTACCTGTCTCTGTTCACTCAGCTCCTCGTGCTCCAGATCCCAAAGAACTCCATCGAGGAGCTGCCGCCTGCGATCGGTGAGGACACGAAGCTTTCAG GCAAACTCACAGGGTTGAGGGAATTGAACGTCAGCTACAACCGTCTGTCCAAAGTTCCTCCAGAGCTCGGACACTGTGAAAACCTGGAGAGACTCGAACTTGCGGGAAACTACAACCTGTCGGAGCTGCCGTTTgag CTGAGCAGCCTGAAGCGCCTGGTGCACCTGGACATTGCGGAGAACCGGTTTGTGTCGATCCCCGTCTGCACTCTGAGGATGAGCGGCCTGCAGCTGTTGGACCTGAGCAACAACGGTCTGAGTGACCTGCCGCAGGACATGGACAG gctGGAGCAGCTGGTCACTCTGTTCCTCCATAAGAACAAACTGTGGTACCTCCCCCACTGTCTCTCCAACATCAGCACGCTCAAGATGATCGTGGTCAGCGGCGAGCAGCTCACCTGCATCCCGACCAGACTGTGCAGCAACCCCGACATCAA GTTCATTCGACTTTGCGACAACCTGgcgaagaagaaagaggagaagaaagaaaagagcaagatgaggaggtggagagaagcagggaaggaggaggtgaagaaggacagcagagagaaggagtTCATCGAGGCGTACATCagcacactgacagacagag TTTGTCCCTCACCAGACACCGTCCCGTACTCCACCACCAAGGTGTCCATCTCCTGCctgctgtga
- the lrrc2 gene encoding leucine-rich repeat-containing protein 2 isoform X7 — protein sequence MIKADMGFGRKVDVPVSDLSVIRGLWEVRVKKYRQRQKKEQQRVEKSALPRINQQWEYRIYCKSLKPEEQQLLRQYLERSTRPDTQEYTGSDQQQDLQDADVDLKLQLDGDSWKLLVLQIPKNSIEELPPAIGEDTKLSGKLTGLRELNVSYNRLSKVPPELGHCENLERLELAGNYNLSELPFELSSLKRLVHLDIAENRFVSIPVCTLRMSGLQLLDLSNNGLSDLPQDMDRLEQLVTLFLHKNKLWYLPHCLSNISTLKMIVVSGEQLTCIPTRLCSNPDIKFIRLCDNLAKKKEEKKEKSKMRRWREAGKEEVKKDSREKEFIEAYISTLTDRVCPSPDTVPYSTTKVSISCLL from the exons ATGATCAAAG cagaCATGGGTTTTGGGCGGAAGGTGGACGTCCCGGTCAGTGACCTGTCTGTGATCAGAGGGCTCTGGGAGGTCCGAGTGAAgaaatacagacagagacagaagaaggaaCAGCAGAGGGTTGAGAAGAGCGCCCTCCCCAG GATCAACCAGCAGTGGGAGTATCGCATCTACTGTAAGAGCCTGAAGCCCGAAGAACAGCAGCTGCTGCGTCAGTACCTGGAGAGATCTACACGGCCCGATACACAGGAGTACACAG gatCAGACCAGCAGCAGGATCTTCAGGATGCAGACGTtgacctgaagctgcagctggacggAGACAGTTGGAAG CTCCTCGTGCTCCAGATCCCAAAGAACTCCATCGAGGAGCTGCCGCCTGCGATCGGTGAGGACACGAAGCTTTCAG GCAAACTCACAGGGTTGAGGGAATTGAACGTCAGCTACAACCGTCTGTCCAAAGTTCCTCCAGAGCTCGGACACTGTGAAAACCTGGAGAGACTCGAACTTGCGGGAAACTACAACCTGTCGGAGCTGCCGTTTgag CTGAGCAGCCTGAAGCGCCTGGTGCACCTGGACATTGCGGAGAACCGGTTTGTGTCGATCCCCGTCTGCACTCTGAGGATGAGCGGCCTGCAGCTGTTGGACCTGAGCAACAACGGTCTGAGTGACCTGCCGCAGGACATGGACAG gctGGAGCAGCTGGTCACTCTGTTCCTCCATAAGAACAAACTGTGGTACCTCCCCCACTGTCTCTCCAACATCAGCACGCTCAAGATGATCGTGGTCAGCGGCGAGCAGCTCACCTGCATCCCGACCAGACTGTGCAGCAACCCCGACATCAA GTTCATTCGACTTTGCGACAACCTGgcgaagaagaaagaggagaagaaagaaaagagcaagatgaggaggtggagagaagcagggaaggaggaggtgaagaaggacagcagagagaaggagtTCATCGAGGCGTACATCagcacactgacagacagag TTTGTCCCTCACCAGACACCGTCCCGTACTCCACCACCAAGGTGTCCATCTCCTGCctgctgtga